Within Hydrogenophaga sp. PAMC20947, the genomic segment TGGTATCTCTGCCCATCACCTCGCGCCTGTTTTCATGGGTCGAACTGCCTTTCACCAACCTGCCGGTGGTCAAAAGCATTTACTCGTCCCTGAAGAATTTCGCCGACTACTTCTCCCCGCACGACCAGGATGCACAGCAGGTGGTGTTGCTCCAGATGCCTGGGCAAGAACTCGGCATCGTGGGTCTGGTCACCCGCCAATCGCTCAAGGGGCTGCCACCGGGGCTGAGCGATCTTGACAACCGCGTGGCGGTGTATTTGCCCATGGGGTACATGATTGGCGGTTACACCGTGTTTGTGCCACGCAGCTGGACCTCGCCCATTGACATGTCCGTCGAAGAAGCCATGCGCTCGGCACTCATTGCCTTCATGGCATCCAGCAAAGGAGAAAAGTCAGCATGAGCATTCGCAACCTAGACGCCCTGTTCGCACCCCGTTCGGTCGCGGTGTTTGGCGCTTCAGAGCGTCCAGCAAGCGTGGGGGGCACGGTGTGGCACAACCTCAGCACCGAATTCACCGGGCGCCTCTACCCCGTCAACCCCAAATACAGCGCGCTCGGTGGCGTACGGGCTTTTGCCAACGTGAAGGCGCTGCCCGAGGCGCCCGACCTGGCCGTGATCTGCACCCCTGCTGCAACGATAGCTCCGATCATTGCCGATCTGGGCGCTCGCGGCACACGCGCCGCCATTGTGGTCACCGCCGGGCTGGACAAGGCCCAGAAACAGGCCATGCTCGATGCCGCACGGGTGCACACCTTGCGCATCCTGGGGCCCAACTGCATTGGCATGCTGGCGCCCCATCTGGGCCTGAACGCCAGCTTCTCACACATCGGCGCCAAGCCGGGAGACCTCGCTTTTGTCTCGCAGTCCGGCGCCTTGGTCACCGCCATGCTGGACTGGGCCGGATCGCGTGGCATCGGCTTTTCCCACTTTGTTTCGCTCGGGGAGCACGCCGATATCGACTTCGGCGACATGCTCGATTTCCTCGGCAGCGATCCCAAGACCCGCGCTATCCTGCTCTACATCGAGAGCGTGGAAGAGAGCCACAAATTCATGTCGGCTGCCAGAGCCGCAGCGCGCAACAAACCGGTGATCGTGGTCAAGGCCGGCCGCTCTGCCGCGGGGCAGGCGGCCGCTGCATCCCACACGGGGGCGCTGGCGGGCTCTGACGCGGTGTTTGATGCAGCCATTGCACGGTCAGGCATGTTGCGGGTGACTTCGTTGCAAGACCTGTTTCTGGCCGCCGAAACCCTGGCCCGTTTCCGCGACGGGCCATCGGGTGGGTTGATCGTGCTCACGAACGGCGGCGGTGCCGGGGTGATGGCAGCCGATGCAGCGGCCAGCGCCGGCGTTCCGCTGCCCGACTTGAGCGCCGATATGCTGTCGCGCCTCAACGCGGTGCTGCCATCCAACTGGTCACGCGCGAACCCGGTGGACATCATCGGTGATGCGCCAGCGCAGCGGTACGTAGATGCCTTGAAGGCACTCGCTGCCGACCCGCACAGCGATCACGCCGTGCTCTTCATACAGGCCCCCACCGCCATCGTGCCGAGCACGCAGATTGCGCAGGCGGTGTTGCCGCACGCGATCCAGACGCCCCGGCGCGTGCTGGGTTGCTGGCTCGGCGATGGTGCTGTTGCAGAGGCGCGTCAGGTGTTCCGTGGCGCAGGCATTCCCGATTTCGACACGCCCGAAGAAGCGGTGCGCGCATTTTCATTTTTGCGGACCTACCGCCTGCATCAGGCCGAGCTGCTCCAGACCCCCCCCGCGCGCAGTGCGGCCCGTCCCGTCGACTTGCCCCGCATCCGCACCATCGTCGATGACGTCCTCTCCAGTGGACGCGAGCTGCTCACCGAGCCTGAGGCCAAGGCGCTGCTGGACGCAGCGGGCCTGCCAGTGGTGGCCACACGGGTGGTCGGCACCCAGGCTGACGAGGCCCTGAAGGCCGCCGCAGAACTGGGCTTCCCGGTGGCCCTCAAGATCCTGTCGCACACCATCAGCCACAAGTCCGATGTGGGCGGTGTTCGGCTCAACATCAGCACGGAGCCCGAGCTGCGCGAGGCTTGTCTGGCGATGCTGGCGCGGGTGCATGAACTGCGACCCGATGCCGATGTGCAGGGCTTCACTGTGCAACGCATGGTCAAGCTCAAACACGCCCACGAGCTGATCATCGGTGCCAGCGTGGACCCAGTGTTCGGCCCGGTGATCCTGTTCGGTCAGGGTGGTACAGCGGTCGAGGTGCTGGCCGACCGCGCCCTCGCGTTGCCGCCCCTCAACACCCCGCTGGCCCTGGCGCAGATCGAGCGCACCCGGGTCGCCAAGCTGCTGCATGGCTACCGCGACGAGCCCGCCGCCGACATCGCCGGCGTGGCCCAGGTGCTGGTAAGCGTCTCGCAGCTGCTGGCCGACGTGCCCGAAATCGCGGAACTCGACATCAACCCGCTGCTGGTCAACCACGAAGGCGTCGTGGCCCTGGACGCACGCGTGCGCGTGTCGGCCAAACGGCCGGCAGGTGCTGCCAACTTCGCCATCCAGCCCTACCCGCAACAGCTGGTCGAGAGCTGGGCCTGGCAGGGCGAGGCGATCACGCTGCGCCCGATCCGCCCGGAAGATGAGGATCAACACCGCCGTTTTCTGGAGCAGCTCGATCCCGAAGACATTCGCTTGCGCGTGTTCTACAGCCGCCGCAGCATCGAACACAGCGAACTCGCTCGGTTGACGCAGATCGACTACGCCCGCGAAATGGCCTTCATAGCCACGCGCCCCACCACCGACGACGGCGAAGAGACGCTGGGCACGGTGCGGGCCTCGGTCGACCCAGACAACCAGACGGCCGAGTTCGGCGTCATCGTCCGCTCGGACCTCAAGGGCAGCGGCCTGGGCCATCGGCTCATGAGCAAGATGATCGAGCACCTGCGCGCGAGGGGCACCCACCGGCTGGTGGGCACCGTGTTGCGCGAGAACAAGGGCATGCTGGAGCTCTCGCGAAGTCTGGGGTTCCAGGAGAGCGCCAACCCCGGCGATCCGGGCGACCATGGCACCCGCTTCGTCTCGCTCCATCTGCAGCCCGACACGTAAGCAACGCGCAACGGGCCTCAACGGTCACCCCATGGCGCCCGCCACGCACCGCGACATCAGCCCGTTGCTGGGCGGCTTCCTCACCGCGGTGTTCGCCTGATCCGCCATCGCGGCATGACCTTGCGCGGGCGCGGCATGGCCAGATTGACTAAAGTGCGCGCATGGATTCACTGACACAAATGGCGCTCGGCGCAGCCGTGAGCGTGGCCGTGATGGGTCGACGCACTGCCGTGTGGAAGGCTGCGGTCTGGGGCGCCGTTGCCGGCACGCTGCCCGACCTCGATGTGGTGATCGACCACGGCAACCCGGTGCTCAACATGGTGCGCCACCGTGCGGAGAGCCATTCGCTGTTCTACCTCACGCTGTTTGCGCCACTGCTGGCTTGGGTGGCCGCCCGGGTGCACGATGAGCTGCCCTTGTTCAGACGCTGGTGGCTGGCCATCTGGCTGGTTCTGGTCACCCACCCCCTGCTCGACAACATGACGGTCTACGGCACGCAGTTGCTGATGCCATTCACCGACCACCCCTTCGCTGTGAGCAGCATGTTCATCATCGACCCGGCGTACACCCTGCCCTTGATCGTGGGCGTGGTCACGGCGCTGCGGCTCAAAAACGATCGCGGTTTGCGCTGGAATGCGGTGGCGCTGGCCCTCAGCACGGGCTATCTGGGCTGGAGCATGCTGGCACAGCACCATGTCACCACCATCGCCCGCGCCTCGATGCCAGCGCCCGGCATCCCGGGCCATCAACTGCTGGTCACCCCTTCTCCTTTCAACACCGTGCTCTGGCGCTTGGTGGCCACCACGCCCGACCAGTACTTCGAAGGCTACTACTCGCTACTCGACCCCGAACCCACGGTGCGCTGGACAGCCCACCCACGCGGTGCGGAACTGATCAAGCACCACGGGGCTGTCGACGCGGTGGCGCAGATTGCAGCGTTCAGTCAGGGATTCTTCAAGTTACAGACCACGGTGGACCAGGGGCGGGTGCTGCTCTCCGACCTGCGCATGGGGCAGGAACCGGCCTACTCATTCCGCTTTGACCTGGGCAAGCCGGGCGAAGTGGGCGCCGCTCCAATTCAACAGCTGAGCATGCGCGCCGACATCGGCATAGCCCTGCCCTGGTTGTGGCAACGTTTGCTGGGGCGCACACAGGCCACGCTAGCTACACAACCCGGTTGAACGTGTCTGCGCCCTTGCAAGGTGCAAAAACCTCGGTGTGACATTGCACATCCTTCGGCATGGGTGCGGCACGGTCGAATGCCAGGGCAGGCACCTTCGTGGGTGCAAATCGGAGCGCTGGGCCCAAATAGCGGCGCTCCGCAGCGAGAGCCCACCTGCCCCCATGACGCATGGCTGGTGCGCAGCAAGGGCGCTATTCATCGCTTTAGCAAGCCAGATGGTGTGTATAAACACGGTTTTGAAAAAGGTTTTTAGCAGAGCCTCTGAGCCGCTCCGCGCCATAAACGACACAGCGAGACCATCCCATGACCCAACCCGTTTTCTGGCGCTTTATCGCACCATGGGCGCTGGTCACGCTGTTGACAGGCGCCGCGATCACCGTGTTGCTGATCGATGAGCAGGAGCAGCGCAACACCCGCACGGCGCATGAGCAAATGCAGCTGTCTGCGGAACGCATCACCGACGAGGTCGCCAACCGGTTTCAGCTCTATCAATACGGCGCCCGTGGTCTTCGGGGCATGGTGGCTGCCAGCCTTGGCACAGGTTTGACTCACTCAAAAATCCTGGCGTACTCACGCACGCGCGACGTTGAGGGCGAGTTTCAAGGGTCGCGCGGCTTTGGCTACATCGAGAGGGTTCCGGCCCGCCAGAGCGACAGCTATGTGGCACTCGCGCGGGCAGACGGCGCACCCGATTTCGCCATCAGGCAGCTCACGCCACATGACGAAGAGCGGTTCATCATCCGCTACATCGAACCGCTGCAAAACAACCGCAAGTCGCTGGGGCTGGACATCGGATCTGAAGCGAACCGCCGCAACGCGGCATGGGCTGCCTTGCGAAACAACAAGGCCACCATCACCGCGCCGATCACCCTGGTGCAGGCCAGCGGCGCTTCACTGCGCTCGTTCCTTTTGCTGCTGCCGGTATACCGCCCTGGCCTGCCTATCGACACCATGGCTCAGCGCGAAACGGCTGGCGTGGGCTGGGCTTACACCCCCCTGGTCACCGACGAGGTTCTCAAAAGCCTGTCTCTGAACGAAAACCTGCTGCACCTTTCGATGAAAGATGTCACCGACAGCCCCATCGGCGAGGTGTTTTACAACCAGGAGCAGCAGGCACAGTCGCGCTTCACAACGGGGCTGGCCACATCCTTTCAACGCGATATCTTTGGGCGCAGGTGGCAACTCGACTTCGATGCCTACCCGGACTTTGTGACCGGACTCAATCTCACGCGCCCCCTCAGTGTTGGCATGGTCG encodes:
- a CDS encoding metal-dependent hydrolase produces the protein MDSLTQMALGAAVSVAVMGRRTAVWKAAVWGAVAGTLPDLDVVIDHGNPVLNMVRHRAESHSLFYLTLFAPLLAWVAARVHDELPLFRRWWLAIWLVLVTHPLLDNMTVYGTQLLMPFTDHPFAVSSMFIIDPAYTLPLIVGVVTALRLKNDRGLRWNAVALALSTGYLGWSMLAQHHVTTIARASMPAPGIPGHQLLVTPSPFNTVLWRLVATTPDQYFEGYYSLLDPEPTVRWTAHPRGAELIKHHGAVDAVAQIAAFSQGFFKLQTTVDQGRVLLSDLRMGQEPAYSFRFDLGKPGEVGAAPIQQLSMRADIGIALPWLWQRLLGRTQATLATQPG
- a CDS encoding DUF502 domain-containing protein: MNRIYQYFFRGLITFLPLALTVYVLFLFVRWTENTAMAMVRPLIGDFYLPGLGIALGAALILALGFLVSLPITSRLFSWVELPFTNLPVVKSIYSSLKNFADYFSPHDQDAQQVVLLQMPGQELGIVGLVTRQSLKGLPPGLSDLDNRVAVYLPMGYMIGGYTVFVPRSWTSPIDMSVEEAMRSALIAFMASSKGEKSA
- a CDS encoding bifunctional acetate--CoA ligase family protein/GNAT family N-acetyltransferase; this encodes MSIRNLDALFAPRSVAVFGASERPASVGGTVWHNLSTEFTGRLYPVNPKYSALGGVRAFANVKALPEAPDLAVICTPAATIAPIIADLGARGTRAAIVVTAGLDKAQKQAMLDAARVHTLRILGPNCIGMLAPHLGLNASFSHIGAKPGDLAFVSQSGALVTAMLDWAGSRGIGFSHFVSLGEHADIDFGDMLDFLGSDPKTRAILLYIESVEESHKFMSAARAAARNKPVIVVKAGRSAAGQAAAASHTGALAGSDAVFDAAIARSGMLRVTSLQDLFLAAETLARFRDGPSGGLIVLTNGGGAGVMAADAAASAGVPLPDLSADMLSRLNAVLPSNWSRANPVDIIGDAPAQRYVDALKALAADPHSDHAVLFIQAPTAIVPSTQIAQAVLPHAIQTPRRVLGCWLGDGAVAEARQVFRGAGIPDFDTPEEAVRAFSFLRTYRLHQAELLQTPPARSAARPVDLPRIRTIVDDVLSSGRELLTEPEAKALLDAAGLPVVATRVVGTQADEALKAAAELGFPVALKILSHTISHKSDVGGVRLNISTEPELREACLAMLARVHELRPDADVQGFTVQRMVKLKHAHELIIGASVDPVFGPVILFGQGGTAVEVLADRALALPPLNTPLALAQIERTRVAKLLHGYRDEPAADIAGVAQVLVSVSQLLADVPEIAELDINPLLVNHEGVVALDARVRVSAKRPAGAANFAIQPYPQQLVESWAWQGEAITLRPIRPEDEDQHRRFLEQLDPEDIRLRVFYSRRSIEHSELARLTQIDYAREMAFIATRPTTDDGEETLGTVRASVDPDNQTAEFGVIVRSDLKGSGLGHRLMSKMIEHLRARGTHRLVGTVLRENKGMLELSRSLGFQESANPGDPGDHGTRFVSLHLQPDT